The genomic region GGCCCGGCCGTGACCACCAGACAGGGGATGTCGAGCCGGGCGGCCGCCATCAGCATGCCGGGGGTGATCTTGTCACAATTGGTCAGCAGCACCAGACCGTCAAGACGGTGAGCTTCGGCGACGGACTCGACCATGTCGGCAATCAATTCACGGGTGGGCAGCGAGTAGTGCATCCCCTTGTGGCCCATGGCGATGCCGTCGCAAACCCCCGGGATACCGAAAAAGAAGGAATAGCCGCCGCCGCTGTGGACCCCCTTTTCGATGAATCGCTCGAGGTCGCGCATCCCGATATGGCCGGGGATGAGGTCGGTGAAGGAGGTGGCGATACCGATGAAGGGGCGGTCCATCTGTTCGCGGGGGACCCCGGTTCCCATCAGCAGAGCGCGCTGGGGGGCACGTTCAAAACCTTTAGTGATCGCGTCGCTGCGTTTGGCTGTCATCGATTTCTTCAGTTCCTTTAAAAGATTCCGTGCCGACGGTGAATAAAAGGACAGGGGTCGCACGACCCCCGTTGCCCGAGCACTTCGCCCGGCAAATTCCAGCTTCAGATAAACAAAACAATCCAATGCCTGACAGCAAAGGGTTCAGACTCCTGGCTGAACCCTTTGCTGTTTAAAATTCCTCGAACTTACTGCCGGCAGTTTTTCAGGATACGCTCCATCTCATCCTTGCCGGCAAGTTTCAGTTTTTGCACCTTTTTCTTTTCCACTTCCTCCTCGGGCGTCAGGTAGGCCTTCTGGTTCAGGTTGTTCAACTCCTTCTCGAGCAGCAGGTGCTCCTCATAGAGCAGACGAAACCGCGGGTTACCATCAAACTGTTGTTCAATCAACGTCCGATCGTAGTCCTCCATCGTGACCTCCCGGTAAAGGGTTAACAAGGAGCAAAAGACCATTTTAAAATAGCGAATGGCCGAAATCTTGTCAACCTTCTATAGCGCCCTCGGCGCTGCGCCGGGCCCACAATATCTCGGCTTCGGAGAGGCGGATGTAGCGGGGTGCCAACTGCGCCAGGGGAATCGTCTCCCCTCCGCGCAGGGCAGCCAATGCCAGAACAGCGGCGGCAGAGGCACGGGGCGGATGCAGCGACCAGGGAACAAAGTGCGCCCGGGAACCGAGGCGGCGGGAGATGAGGGTGCGATAGGCGACAGCACCGTCACCGGCAAACAGCGTCTCTCCCTCGAGGGCCTCCAGCAGCGCCTCCGGGGCAATGACCACCTCCGGCCGGGCCGGGATGGGTCGGCCGCCTTCCCAGTGATACAGGCCGGCATAGACTTCGCCTTTCCGGGCGTCGAGCAAAACACAGAGGGAGTGCCGGGGATACGGGACCTGTATCGCCAGAGTCTGCAACGTCGATACCCCCAGGACCGGCTTGCCCATGGCCAGAGCGAGGCCCTTGACGGTCGCCACGCCAACCCGCAGACCGGTAAAGGAGCCCGGTCCCAGCACAACGGCATAGGCGTCGACGTCCGTCAGTTGCAAGCCCGTATCGGTCAGCAACTGGCGCAGCGTCAACAGCAGCCGGTCGGTATGGGTGCTCTGGACGTTGAGAAGAATTTCGCCGAGCAACGTTTCTCCCCGGCTGACTGCAACGCTTCCCGCCGGCGTAGAGGTGTCGACGGTAAGCAGGATCTCACCCATCATTGCCCTCCGATAAAAATCCGGACGATATCGTTGTAGAAGGCCAGCAGCATCAACAGAATCAGCAGGACCAGACCGACCTGCTGGGCGATCTCCCGGACGCGCATGGAGAGCGGACGACGCAACACGATTTCGAAGAGGTTGAAGAAAAGATGTCCCCCATCGAGAATCGGGATGGGAAAGAGGTTGAGGATCCCCAGCTGGATACTGAGAAAAGCGAGAATCGAGAGGATGCTGGCAAGGTCGGTCTGGGCCGCCTGCCCAGCGATCTGGACTACGGTGATGGGACCGCCAATGTTCTTGGTGGAGACATGGCCGGCGAAAAGTTTCTGGATGAAGACAAGAGTCAGCTCGACCAGTTCCATGGTCCGGTCGGCCCCGGCGCGCACAGCTTCGAGCAAACCGAAACGTTTGAATACGCTCTCCTGATGAGGAACGATGCCAACGAGAAAGTCGTCACCATCCGTCTCCTGGCGAACCGGCTTGATGGAAAGTTGCAGAATCTGGCCGTTCCGTTCAACGGTGAAGGTCTGTGGGTTGCCTCCGGAGGATTGGATGATCTTCTTCAGATCGTACCAGGAGGCGACCGGCGCATCATCAATCGCCACAATCCTGTCGCCGGCCTGCATTCCTGCCGCCGCCGCCGGCATCCCCGGTGACGTCGCCCCGACCAGGGCCTCCTGCCGGGGCAGCAGCCCGAGTGACTGCAGGCCTTCAAGGCCTCCCTCCTCGGGCGTCAGGGTAACTTCGGCCGTCGTCTCTCCCCTGGTGAGCGTGAAAACGAGCGGCGAACCGGCATGCGAGATCAGAGTCCGGCTGGTGTCTGTCCAGGTGTCCACCTTTTCGTCATTGATGGCCACGATACAATCACCGGCCAGGAAACCTGCGGCGGCCCCTTCCGAATCGGCCACCACATGACCGATGCAGGCAGGGCGCTCCAGGAAGGCGGGGAGCTGGATTCCCACCATATAGGCGACAGGAAGGATCAGAAAAGGCAGCAGCAGGTTCATCAGCGGTCCAGCTGCAACAATGGCTGTGCGCTGCAGAACAGGTTTGTCGGCGAATGAGCGGAGGCGCTCTTCGGGGCTGAGTTCTCCAGCTTCGCCTTCTTCGCCGCTGCCCTCGCCGAGCATCTGCACATAGCCGCCGAGGGGAACCGCGCAAATCATGTACTCGGTCTCGCCCCACTGCCGGGAAACCAGGCGGGGACCGAAGCCGAGCGAGAATTTGAGAACTTTGACGCCGGCCAGCTTGGCCACGCAGAAGTGCCCGAACTCGTGAACAAAGACAAGGATGCCGAGCATGACGATGCCAGCAATCAGAGTAAGCATGCAACCTCCGGTCAGGGGATGGAGTCGATGATCCTGCGGGCCTCACTGCGACCCCAGCGGTCAGCCCGAATTGCCTCGTCCAGATGGGTCAAAGGCTCGGTGCGATGGCGTTCCAGCGTGCCGCGAATGACCGCCGGGATGGCGAGAAAGGTGATTTCTCCTTGCAGAAAGGCCTCCACTGCCACCTCATTGGCCGCATTGAGAACAGCTGGCGCCGTCCCCCCTTCACGCAGGGCGTCATAGGCCAGGCCCAGGCAGGCAAAACGCTCCATATCGGGCTTCGAGAAAGTCAGGGAACCGAGCGCGCAGAGGTCAAGCGGCGGCAGGTTGAGAGACAGGCGCTCGGGATAGGACAAGGCATAGGCGATCGGGGTTTTCATGTCGGGAATGCCGAGTTGGGCGATGACGGAACCGTCCACATATTCGACCATCGAATGAACAATGCTCTGCGGATGAATATGCACGGCAATTTTTTCAGCGGGCAGATCGAAGAGCCAGCGTGCTTCGATCACCTCCAGCCCCTTGTTCATCATGGTCGCCGAATCGATGGAAATCTTGCGGCCCATCTGCCAGTTGGGATGCGCCAAAGCGTCCGCTGGTGTCACCTGCCGCAGTTCCGCCAGAGCCCGGTCGCGAAACGGACCGCCCGAGGCGGTCAGGATGAGACGTCGTACATCGGCTTTACTGTGCCCTTCGAGAGACTGGAAAATGGCTGAGTGCTCACTGTCGACGGGGTAGAGTTGCACCCCCTTGCGCGCCACCGCAGCCATTACCAGGGGGCCCGCGGCGACCAGGGTCTCCTTGTTGGCCAGCGCCACGTTCTTGCCCGCCTCGATGGCAGCCATGGTCGGCATCAGACCGGCCGCTCCGACGATGGCCGAAACGACAAGATGGGCGTCAGCATGAACTGCGCAAGCGATGAGGCCTTCGATGCCGAAGAGAATTTTCGGATGGCCCGGCCCGAGAGAAGAGCGCAGGCGTTCGGCGTCGGCCGCCGTCAGCACGGCAACCAGCTGCGGCTGAAATTGACGCACCTGTTCGGCCAACCGTCGCAGATTGTTGCCCCCGGTCAGGGCGACCACCCGGTAGCGGTCGGGATAAGCGGCGGCAATCTCCAGTGTGCTGACGCCGATTGAGCCGGTGGAACCGAGAATGACGAGATTTTTCATCTATGGCTCCCTAACCGACGACAAAGCAGAGGGCGTAATAATAGGCCGGCGCAAAGGCAAAGAGCAGGCTGTCAAGCCGGTCGAGAATGCCGCCGTGGCCCGGGATCAGCGTGCCCGAATCCTTGACCCCGAAGCTGCGCTTGAGCATCGATTCGAACAGATCGCCGAACTGGGCCAGGATTCCCAATCCCAGCCCGAGAAAGAGGCAATCGGCAACCTCCAGGGTGGGGAAAAACCAGGCCCGAGCCAGAAAGGTACCGGCCAGGCTCCCGGCCAGGCCCCCAAGGGCCCCCTCAACGCTCTTGTTGGGGCTGATCGCAGGATAGAGTTTGCGCCTGCCGAAGTTGACGCCGGTAAAGTAGGCGGCTGTGTCGCTGGCCATGACCAGCAGAAGGACGAGAAAAACCCATTCCCGGCCATTCGGCAGGGCACGCAGCAGTCCCAGATGGCCAAGCAACAGCGGCGCATAGATAAAACCGAAGAACAGCAGGGCCAACTGGTGGGTAACGGTCGTCAGGTCACGAAAACGCAAAAGGAAAAGGATCGCAAAGAAAAGGACCAGCAGGACCAGAGCCCCGGCTAAAAGGACGGGTCGCTCCAGCCATATTAACGGTACCAGCGCTGTCCCTGACAGCACCGCCAGGGTCTGCTCCAGCCTCCGAGCGGAAGGAAGTGCCATGGTGTAGAATTCATGAAGGGCCAGCAGCGTCGTCACGCAGACCAGAAGGATAAAAACCGGCTCACTGGCGAAATAGATAAACAGGATCAGCAAAGGGAGCAATACCACTCCCGTCAGTATACGCTGTTTAATGATGGTCCTCCTCTGGAGATTGCTTTCCATGCACCTGGGCACCGGTCAGACCGAAACGGCGTTGGCGGCCGGCGTATTCCTCGAGCGCCCGATGCAGTTCAGCGGCATCGAAATCAGGCCAGAGCACTTCGGTAAAATATAATTCGGTATAAGCAAGCTGCCAGAGCAGAAAATTACTGATCCGCATCTCGCCACTGGTCCGTATCAGCAGGTCGGGGTCGGGCAGACCGCGGGTATCAAGGAAGCTGGAGAGCAGCGCTTCATCGACCGCCTCGGGGACGCACCGTCCGGCCAGAACTTCGGCGGTCAGCGAGCGTACGGCCCTGACGATTTCGTCCCGCGAACCGTAGGAAAGCGCAAGCGTCAGAACCATACCGTCATTGGCCGCAGTTCGGGCCATGGCCTGTTCGAGGACCCGGCTAGCCTCGCTCGGCAGACGGCCGGTTTCACCGATAACCTGAAGACGCAGGCCACGCGTCAGCATCGGCTCTAGCTCACTTTCCAGATATCGGCACAAAAGCCCCATCAGGGCGCTCACTTCCTCGGCCGGGCGACCCCAGTTTTCGGAACTGAACGCATAGAGGGTGAGGTAGTCGAGCCCAAGGGAACGGCACTCCTGAACAACGGTCTTGACCGCCTCGACCCCTCGCTGATGGCCGACAATGCGGGGCAGACCGCGCTGTTCAGCCCAGCGCCCGTTTCCGTCCATAATGATGGCGAGATGTCGGGGTTGACGCATGCTGCAATACCGGCAGTCAGGGTTCGTCGCAAAAAATGAGGGTTAAGGCTAACACGAAAAG from Desulfuromonadales bacterium harbors:
- a CDS encoding DUF465 domain-containing protein; its protein translation is MEDYDRTLIEQQFDGNPRFRLLYEEHLLLEKELNNLNQKAYLTPEEEVEKKKVQKLKLAGKDEMERILKNCRQ
- the tsaB gene encoding tRNA (adenosine(37)-N6)-threonylcarbamoyltransferase complex dimerization subunit type 1 TsaB produces the protein MMGEILLTVDTSTPAGSVAVSRGETLLGEILLNVQSTHTDRLLLTLRQLLTDTGLQLTDVDAYAVVLGPGSFTGLRVGVATVKGLALAMGKPVLGVSTLQTLAIQVPYPRHSLCVLLDARKGEVYAGLYHWEGGRPIPARPEVVIAPEALLEALEGETLFAGDGAVAYRTLISRRLGSRAHFVPWSLHPPRASAAAVLALAALRGGETIPLAQLAPRYIRLSEAEILWARRSAEGAIEG
- the rseP gene encoding RIP metalloprotease RseP — protein: MLTLIAGIVMLGILVFVHEFGHFCVAKLAGVKVLKFSLGFGPRLVSRQWGETEYMICAVPLGGYVQMLGEGSGEEGEAGELSPEERLRSFADKPVLQRTAIVAAGPLMNLLLPFLILPVAYMVGIQLPAFLERPACIGHVVADSEGAAAGFLAGDCIVAINDEKVDTWTDTSRTLISHAGSPLVFTLTRGETTAEVTLTPEEGGLEGLQSLGLLPRQEALVGATSPGMPAAAAGMQAGDRIVAIDDAPVASWYDLKKIIQSSGGNPQTFTVERNGQILQLSIKPVRQETDGDDFLVGIVPHQESVFKRFGLLEAVRAGADRTMELVELTLVFIQKLFAGHVSTKNIGGPITVVQIAGQAAQTDLASILSILAFLSIQLGILNLFPIPILDGGHLFFNLFEIVLRRPLSMRVREIAQQVGLVLLILLMLLAFYNDIVRIFIGGQ
- a CDS encoding 1-deoxy-D-xylulose-5-phosphate reductoisomerase, whose product is MKNLVILGSTGSIGVSTLEIAAAYPDRYRVVALTGGNNLRRLAEQVRQFQPQLVAVLTAADAERLRSSLGPGHPKILFGIEGLIACAVHADAHLVVSAIVGAAGLMPTMAAIEAGKNVALANKETLVAAGPLVMAAVARKGVQLYPVDSEHSAIFQSLEGHSKADVRRLILTASGGPFRDRALAELRQVTPADALAHPNWQMGRKISIDSATMMNKGLEVIEARWLFDLPAEKIAVHIHPQSIVHSMVEYVDGSVIAQLGIPDMKTPIAYALSYPERLSLNLPPLDLCALGSLTFSKPDMERFACLGLAYDALREGGTAPAVLNAANEVAVEAFLQGEITFLAIPAVIRGTLERHRTEPLTHLDEAIRADRWGRSEARRIIDSIP
- a CDS encoding phosphatidate cytidylyltransferase codes for the protein MESNLQRRTIIKQRILTGVVLLPLLILFIYFASEPVFILLVCVTTLLALHEFYTMALPSARRLEQTLAVLSGTALVPLIWLERPVLLAGALVLLVLFFAILFLLRFRDLTTVTHQLALLFFGFIYAPLLLGHLGLLRALPNGREWVFLVLLLVMASDTAAYFTGVNFGRRKLYPAISPNKSVEGALGGLAGSLAGTFLARAWFFPTLEVADCLFLGLGLGILAQFGDLFESMLKRSFGVKDSGTLIPGHGGILDRLDSLLFAFAPAYYYALCFVVG
- a CDS encoding isoprenyl transferase: MRQPRHLAIIMDGNGRWAEQRGLPRIVGHQRGVEAVKTVVQECRSLGLDYLTLYAFSSENWGRPAEEVSALMGLLCRYLESELEPMLTRGLRLQVIGETGRLPSEASRVLEQAMARTAANDGMVLTLALSYGSRDEIVRAVRSLTAEVLAGRCVPEAVDEALLSSFLDTRGLPDPDLLIRTSGEMRISNFLLWQLAYTELYFTEVLWPDFDAAELHRALEEYAGRQRRFGLTGAQVHGKQSPEEDHH